A single region of the Drosophila takahashii strain IR98-3 E-12201 chromosome 2R, DtakHiC1v2, whole genome shotgun sequence genome encodes:
- the ACC gene encoding acetyl-CoA carboxylase isoform X1, whose product MLITLLGTLAAFLAFLLTLIFGRGQKRFKSATTTSATTATTSDSDNNGNTNHNSSVIAATATTTTTGNPSAATATSTTIAAPAAIKAGDKRFPKASIKKVKFSSESLKSEVDELCEQLKDNALTDLSNDNIRITCHQNNNNSINKNKNNNSIEINNISKMSETNESNDTAAQSAEGERPSFLVGDEIDEKAAEAGEACDEFPQKMQNDIRQNGDISERRKRLRPSMSRGTGLGQDRHQDRDFHIATTEEFVKRFGGTRVINRVLIANNGIAAVKCMRSIRRWAYEMFKNERAIRFVVMVTPEDLKANAEYIKMADHYVPVPGGSNNNNYANVELIVDIALRTQVQAVWAGWGHASENPKLPELLNKEGLVFLGPPERAMWALGDKVASSIVAQTADIPTLPWSGSDLKAQYSGKKIKISSELFGRGCVTNVEQGLAAVAKIGFPVMIKASEGGGGKGIRRVDTTEEFPALFRQVQAEVPGSPIFVMKLARGARHLEVQLLADQYGNAISLFGRDCSIQRRHQKIIEEAPAIVAQPEVFEDMEKAAVRLAKMVGYVSAGTVEYLYDPEGRYFFLELNPRLQVEHPCTEMVADVNLPAAQLQIGMGIPLYRLKDIRLLYGESPWGSSVIDFENPPNKPRPSGHVIAARITSENPDEGFKPSSGTVQELNFRSSKNVWGYFSVAASGGLHEFADSQFGHCFSWGENRQQARENLVIALKELSIRGDFRTTVEYLITLLETNRFLENSIDTAWLDALIAERVQSEKPDILLGVMCGSLHIADRQITESFSSFQTSLEKGQIQAANTLTNVVDVELINDGIRYKVQAAKSGANSYFLLMNSSFKEIEVHRLSDGGLLISLEGASYTTYMKEEVDRYRIVIGNQTCVFEKENDPSLLRSPSAGKLINMIVEDGAHVAKGQAFAEIEVMKMVMTLTSQEAGTVTFVRRPGAVLDPGTLLGHLELDDPSLVTKAQPFKGQFLQPENAPVPEKLNRVHNTYKSILENTLAGYCLPEPFNAQRLRDIIEKFMQSLRDPSLPLLELQEVIASISGRIPISVEKKIRKLMTLYERNITSVLAQFPSQQIASVIDSHAATLQKRADRDVFFLTTQSIVQLVQRYRNGIRGRMKAAVHELLRQYYDVESQFQHGHYDKCVGLVREHNKDDMQTVVNTIFSHSQVAKKNLLVTLLIDHLWANEPGLTDELANTLSELTSLNRAEHSRVALRSRQVLIAAHQPAYELRHNQMESIFLSAVDMYGHDFHPENLQRLILSETSIFDILHDFFYHSNRAVCNAALEVYVRRAYTSYELTCLQHLELSGGLPLVHFQFLLPTAHPNRLFSRMSSPDGLDQAAAETLGSSFVRTGAIAAFDSFEHFEMYSDEILDLLEDFVSPAMVNAKVLEAVEAADSISDSRHSTSINVSLSDPVTRANAAEEAKSTEPIHIVSVAVRETGELDDLQMAQIFGNYCQEHNEELFQRRIRRITFAALKKRQFPKFFTYRARDKFTEDRIYRHLEPASAFHLELNRMKTYDLEALPTANQKMHLYLGKAKVSKGQEVTDYRFFIRSIIRHSDLITKEASFEYLQNEGERVLLEAMDELEVAFSHPHAKRTDCNHIFLNFVPTVIMDPAKIEESVTKMIMRYGPRLWKLRVLQAELKMVIRQSPQSPTQAVRLCIANDSGYFLDISMYTEQTEPETGIIKFKAYGDKQGSLHGHPISTPYMTKDFLQQKRFQAQSNGTTYVYDVPDMFRQMTERHWREFSKARPTVDIRIPDKILIECKELVLEGDSLVEMQRLPGENNCGMVAWRIVLATPEYPNGREIIVIANDLTYLIGSFGIKEDVLFAKASQLARQRKVPRIYISVNSGARIGLAEEVKAMFKIAWEDPEEPDKGFKYLYLTTEDYAQVANLNSVRAILIEDEGEQRYKITDIIGKDDGLGVENLRYAGLIAGETSQAYEEIVTIAMVTCRTIGIGSYVVRLGQRVIQIDNSHIILTGYAALNKLLGRKVYASNNQLGGTQIMFNNGVTHKTEAIDLDGVYTILDWLSYIPAYIGCDLPIILPSDRVDRPVDFMPTKSPYDPRWMLGGRVNPVNANDWENGFFDRDSWSEIMAPWAKTVVTGRARLGGVPVGVIAVETRTVEVEMPADPANLDSEAKTLQQAGQVWYPDSSYKTAQAIKDFGREELPLIVFANWRGFSGGMKDMYEQIVKFGAYLVDGLREYKKPVLIYLPPNAELRGGAWAVLDSLINPRYMETYADPEARGGVLEPEGIVEIKYKEKDLVKTIHRLDPTTIGLKKEFDEATAAGDKVKAGQVDEKIKARIAVLMHVYHTVAVHFADLHDTPERMLEKECISEIVPWRDSRRWLYWRLRRLLLEDAYIKKILRAQDNLSVGQAKQMLRRWLVEEKGATEAYLWDKNEEMVSWYEEQSNVESIVSRNVNSVRRDAIISTISKMLEDCPDVALDAVVGLCQGLTPVNRGVVVRTLAQMQLNEETSNSTQG is encoded by the exons ATGTTGATCACACTATTAGGCACTCTGGCTGCTTTTCTCGCATTCCTCTTGACACTGATCTTTGGCCGCGGCCAGAAAAGATTCAagtcagcaacaacaacatcggcCACGACAGCAACAACTAGCGACAGCGACAACAACGGCAACACCAATC ACAACTCCAGCGTGATTGCAgctacagcaacaacaacaacaactggcaACCCTTcggcggcaacagcaacatcaactaCCATCGCAGCACCAGCAGCGATAAAAGCGGGTGATAAGCGATTTCCCAAGGCCAGTATCAAGAAGGTCAAGTTCTCCAGCGAGAGCCTCAAGTCCGAGGTGGATGAGCTGTGCGAACAGTTGAAGGATAACGCACTAACCGACCTGAGCAACGACAACATCCGCATCACCTGCCAtcagaacaacaacaatagcatcaacaagaacaagaacaacaacagcatCGAGATCAACAACATTAGCAAGATGAGCGAAACAAATGAGTCCAATGACACCGCCGCCCAGTCCGCGGAGGGCGAGAGGCCCAGCTTTCTG GTGGGCGATGAGATCGATGAGAAGGCCGCCGAGGCGGGGGAGGCCTGCGACGAGTTCCCCCAGAAGATGCAGAATGATATTCGGCAGAATGGCGACATTTCCGAGCGGCGCAAGCGTTTAAG GCCGAGCATGTCGCGTGGCACTGGACTTGGCCAGGATCGCCATCAGGATCGTGACTTCCACATCGCCACCACCGAGGAGTTCGTGAAGCGATTTGGCGGCACCCGTGTCATCAATAGGGTCCTGATTGCCAACAACGGAATCGCAGCCGTCAAGTGCATGCGTTCCATCCGAAGATGGGCATACGAGATGTTCAAGAACGAGCGGGCCATCCGATTCGTGGTGATGGTCACGCCCGAGGATCTGAAGGCGAATGCCGAGTACATCAAGATGGCGGATCACTATGTGCCCGTGCCCGGCGGatcgaacaacaacaactacgcCAATGTTGAGCTCATCGTGGACATTGCTCTTCGCACCCAAGTGCAG GCCGTCTGGGCTGGTTGGGGTCATGCCTCCGAGAATCCCAAGCTGCCGGAGCTGCTCAACAAGGAGGGTCTGGTGTTCCTTGGCCCACCGGAGCGTGCTATGTGGGCGCTGGGCGACAAGGTGGCCTCATCGATTGTGGCCCAAACAGCCGATATCCCCACCCTACCCTGGTCCGGTTCGGACCTGAAGGCCCAGTACAGTGGCAAGAAGATCAAGATATCCAGCGAGCTTTTCGGCCGCGGCTGTGTGACCAATGTGGAGCAGGGTCTGGCCGCAGTGGCCAAGATTG GCTTCCCTGTGATGATCAAGGCCTCGGAGGGAGGTGGTGGCAAGGGAATTCGTCGCGTGGACACCACCGAGGAGTTCCCGGCGCTCTTCCGTCAGGTTCAAGCCGAGGTGCCCGGATCACCCATCTTCGTGATGAAGCTGGCCCGCGGAGCTCGCCACTTGGAGGTGCAACTGCTGGCGGATCAGTACGGCAATGCCATCAGTCTGTTTGGCCGTGACTGCTCCATTCAGCGTCGTCATCAGAAGATCATCGAGGAGGCCCCCGCCATTGTCGCCCAGCCAGAGGTGTTCGAGGACATGGAGAAGGCCGCCGTGCGACTGGCCAAGATGGTGGGATACGTGAGCGCTGGTACCGTGGAGTATCTGTACGATCCCGAGGGTCGCTACTTCTTCCTCGAGCTGAATCCCCGTCTGCAGGTGGAGCATCCGTGTACGGAAATGGTGGCCGATGTGAATCTGCCCGCTGCCCAGCTGCAAATTGGAATGGGAATTCCCCTCTACCGGCTGAAGGACATCCGTCTGCTGTACGGCGAATCTCCGTGGGGCTCCTCGGTCATTGACTTTGAGAATCCACCGAACAAGCCGCGTCCCTCGGGTCACGTCATCGCTGCTCGCATCACCTCCGAGAATCCCGACGAGGGCTTTAAGCCCAGCTCGGGCACCGTGCAGGAGCTGAACTTCCGGTCCAGCAAGAACGTGTGGGGCTACTTCAGTGTGGCCGCCAGCGGAGGTTTGCACGAGTTTGCGGACTCGCAGTTCGGACACTGCTTCTCCTGGGGCGAGAATCGTCAGCAGGCCAGAGAGAACCTGGTGATTGCTTTGAAGGAGCTATCCATTCGTGGCGATTTCCGCACCACCGTGGAGTACCTGATCACTCTGCTGGAGACGAATCGCTTCCTGGAGAACAGCATCGACACCGCCTGGCTGGATGCCTTGATTGCCGAGCGTGTGCAATCCGAGAAGCCGGACATCCTGCTGGGCGTAATGTGCGGTTCGCTGCACATCGCCGACCGTCAGATAACCGAGAGCTTCTCCAGCTTCCAGACCTCGCTGGAGAAGGGTCAGATCCAGGCGGCCAACACGCTGACCAATGTGGTGGACGTGGAGCTGATCAACGATGGCATCCGCTACAAGGTTCAGGCCGCCAAGAGCGGAGCCAACTCGTACTTCCTGCTGATGAACAGCTCGTTCAAGGAGATCGAGGTGCACCGCCTCTCCGACGGCGGACTACTCATCTCCCTGGAGGGCGCCTCCTACACCACGTACATGAAGGAGGAGGTGGATCGCTACCGCATCGTGATTGGCAACCAGACTTGTGTCTTCGAGAAGGAGAACGATCCCTCGCTGCTGCGCAGTCCCTCGGCGGGAAAGCTCATCAACATGATTGTGGAGGACGGTGCGCATGTGGCCAAGGGCCAGGCTTTCGCTGAGATCGAGGTGATGAAGATGGTCATGACTCTGACGTCCCAGGAGGCGGGCACGGTGACATTTGTGCGTCGACCGGGAGCGGTTCTGGATCCGGGAACGCTGCTGGGCCACTTGGAGCTGGACGATCCGTCGCTGGTGACGAAGGCGCAGCCGTTCAAGGGACAGTTCCTGCAGCCGGAGAATGCTCCGGTGCCGGAAAAGCTGAACCGGGTGCACAACACGTACAAGAGCATCCTGGAGAACACACTGGCTGGCTACTGCCTGCCGGAGCCGTTCAATGCGCAGAGACTGCGGGACATTATCGAGAAGTTCATGCAGAGCTTGCGGGATCcttcgctgccgctgctggaACTGCAGGAGGTTATCGCCTCCATCTCCGGCCGCATTCCCATCTCCGTGGAGAAGAAGATCCGCAAGCTGATGACGCTGTACGAGCGCAACATAACCAGTGTCCTGGCCCAGTTCCCCTCGCAGCAGATCGCCAGCGTGATCGACAGCCATGCGGCCACCCTGCAGAAGCGCGCCGACCGCGATGTCTTCTTCCTGACCACCCAGAGCATCGTGCAGTTGGTGCAGCGCTACCGCAATGGCATTCGCGGCAGGATGAAGGCCGCCGTGCATGAGCTGCTGCGTCAGTACTACGACGTGGAGTCGCAGTTCCAGCACGGTCACTACGATAAGTGCGTGGGACTGGTGCGAGAGCACAACAAGGACGACATGCAGACGGTGGTCAACACCATCTTCTCGCACTCGCAGGTGGCCAAGAAGAATCTGCTGGTCACGCTGCTCATCGACCATCTGTGGGCCAACGAACCGGGATTGACGGACGAGCTAGCCAACACGCTGAGCGAGCTGACCTCGCTGAACCGCGCCGAGCACTCGCGGGTGGCCCTGCGATCCCGCCAGGTGCTGATCGCTGCCCACCAGCCGGCCTACGAGCTGCGCCACAATCAAATGGAGTCGATCTTCCTCTCGGCCGTCGATATGTACGGCCATGATTTCCACCCCGAGAATCTGCAGCGGCTGATTCTGTCGGAGACCTCGATCTTCGACATTCTGCACGACTTTTTCTACCACTCCAATCGAGCAGTGTGCAATGCCGCTCTGGAGGTTTATGTGAGGAGAGCCTACACCTCCTACGAGCTGACCTGCCTGCAGCACTTGGAGCTCTCCGGCGGCCTGCCGCTGGTGCACTTCCAGTTCCTCCTGCCCACCGCCCATCCGAACAGGCTGTTCTCGCGCATGTCCTCGCCCGATGGACTGGATCAGGCGGCGGCCGAGACTTTGGGCAGCTCCTTCGTGCGCACCGGTGCGATAGCGGCCTTCGACTCCTTCGAGCACTTCGAGATGTACTCGGATGAGATTCTGGATCTGCTCGAGGACTTTGTCTCGCCTGCGATGGTCAATGCCAAGGTGCTGGAGGCCGTGGAGGCAGCCGATTCCATCTCGGACAGCCGGCACAGCACCTCGATCAATGTGTCGCTCTCGGATCCGGTGACCCGGGCGAATGCCGCCGAGGAGGCCAAGTCCACGGAACCGATTCACATTGTCAGTGTGGCTGTGAGGGAAACGGGCGAGTTGGATGACCTGCAGATGGCCCAGATCTTTGGAAACTACTGTCAGGAGCACAACGAGGAGCTCTTCCAGCGGCGCATTCGTAGGATTACGTTTGCCGCTCTGAAGAAGCGACAGTTCCCCAAGTTCTTCACGTATCGCGCCAGGGACAAGTTCACCGAGGATCGTATTTACCGGCATCTGGAGCCGGCATCTGCTTTCCATCTGGAGCTGAACCGCATGAAGACGTACGACCTGGAGGCTCTGCCCACGGCCAACCAGAAGATGCACCTGTATCTCGGCAAGGCGAAGGTGTCCAAGGGTCAGGAGGTGACGGACTACCGCTTCTTCATCCGCTCGATCATCCGTCACTCGGATCTGATCACCAAGGAGGCCTCGTTCGAGTATCTGCAGAATGAGGGAGAGCGCGTTCTGTTGGAGGCCATGGACGAGTTGGAGGTGGCGTTCTCGCATCCGCACGCCAAGCGCACCGACTGCAATCACATCTTCCTGAACTTTGTGCCCACGGTCATCATGGATCCGGCCAAGATTGAGGAATCTGTGACAAAGATGATTATGCGATACGGACCACGTTTGTGGAAGCTGCGTGTGCTGCAGGCGGAGCTGAAGATGGTCATCCGCCAGTCGCCGCAGTCGCCCACTCAGGCAGTGCGTCTGTGCATCGCCAATGACTCGGGCTACTTCCTGGATATTTCCATGTACACGGAGCAAACGGAACCGGAGACAGGAATC ATTAAGTTCAAGGCCTACGGTGACAAGCAGGGTTCCCTGCACGGCCATCCCATCTCCACGCCCTACATGACCAAGGACTTCCTGCAGCAGAAACGCTTCCAGGCGCAGTCCAATGGCACTACCTATGTCTACGATGTGCCCGACATGTTCCGTCAGATGACCGAGCGTCACTGGAGGGAGTTCTCCAAGGCGCGTCCCACCGTTGACATTCGTATTCCCGACAAGATCCTCATCGAGTGCAAGGAGCTGGTTCTCGAGGGCGACAGTCTTGTGGAGATGCAGCGTCTGCCCGGCGAAAACAAT TGCGGCATGGTGGCTTGGCGCATTGTCCTGGCCACTCCCGAGTATCCGAATGGCCGTGAGATCATAGTGATAGCCAACGACCTCACCTACCTGATTGGTTCCTTTGGCATCAAGGAGGACGTCCTCTTCGCCAAGGCTTCCCAATTGGCCCGCCAACGCAAAGTGCCCAGG ATATACATTTCCGTAAATAGCGGTGCCCGCATCGGACTTGCCGAGGAGGTAAAGGCGATGTTCAAGATCGCATGGGAGGATCCAGAGGAGCCGGACAAGGGCTTCAAGTACCTCTACTTGACCACCGAGGACTACGCCCAGGTGGCCAACCTGAATTCGGTGAGGGCCATCCTGATCGAAGACGAGGGCGAGCAGCGCTACAAGATCACCGACATCATCGGCAAGGACGACGGCCTGGGTGTGGAGAACCTGCGCTACGCCGGTCTGATTGCCGGTGAGACGTCGCAGGCCTACGAAGAGATTGTGACCATCGCCATGGTCACCTGCCGCACAATCGGCATTGGTTCGTACGTGGTGCGTCTGGGCCAGCGCGTCATCCAGATCGACAACTCGCACATTATACTCACGGGCTACGCTGCGCTGAACAAG CTACTTGGACGCAAGGTGTACGCCTCGAACAACCAACTGGGTGGCACCCAGATTATGTTCAACAACGGTGTCACCCACAAGACTGAGGCCATCGACCTGGACGGTGTGTACACCATCCTCGACTGGCTCTCGTACATCCCCGCCTACATCGGCTGCGACCTGCCCATCATCCTGCCCAGCGATCGTGTCGATCGGCCCGTGGACTTCATGCCCACCAAGTCGCCGTACGATCCGCGCTGGATGCTCGGCGGCCGTGTGAATCCCGTGAATGCCAATGACTGGGAGAACGGCTTCTTTGACCGCGACTCGTGGAGCGAAATCATGGCGCCGTGGGCCAAGACGGTGGTCACCGGACGCGCCCGACTGGGCGGCGTACCCGTGGGCGTAATTGCCGTCGAGACGCGCACCGTGGAGGTGGAGATGCCCGCCGATCCGGCGAACCTGGACTCGGAGGCCAAGACCCTGCAGCAGGCCGGTCAAGTGTGGTATCCGGATTCCTCGTACAAAACGGCGCAGGCAATCAAGGACTTTGGACGAGAGGAGCTGCCGCTGATCGTGTTTGCCAATTGGCGCGGCTTCTCGGGCGGCATGAAGGACATGTACGAGCAAATCGTCAAGTTCGGCGCCTACCTCGTCGATGGCCTGCGGGAGTACAAGAAGCCGGTGCTCATCTACCTGCCGCCCAATGCCGAGCTGCGAGGCGGAGCCTGGGCCGTGTTGGATTCGCTCATTAACCCGCGCTACATGGAAACCTATGCCGATCCCGAGGCCAGAGGAGGAGTGCTCGAGCCGGAGGGCATTGTGGAGATCAAGTACAAGGAGAAGGACCTGGTCAAGACGATACATCGCCTGGATCCCACCACAATTGGG CTAAAGAAGGAGTTCGATGAGGCAACTGCAGCTGGGGACAAGGTGAAGGCTGGTCAGGTGGACGAGAAGATCAAGGCTCGCATCGCTGTGCTCATGCACGTTTATCACACGGTGGCCGTTCACTTTGCCGACCTCCACGACACGCCGGAAAGGATGCTGGAGAAGGAGTGCATCAGCGAGATAGTTCCCTGGCGCGATTCCCGCCGCTGGCTCTACTGGCGTCTGCGCCGTCTCCTGCTGGAGGATGCGTACATCAAGAAGATTCTGCGCGCCCAGGACAACCTTTCCGTGGGCCAGGCCAAGCAGATGCTGCGCCGCTGGCTGGTGGAGGAGAAGGGTGCCACAGAG GCTTATCTGTGGGACAAGAACGAGGAGATGGTATCTTGGTATGAGGAGCAGAGCAATGTCGAGTCAATCGTTTCCCGCAACGTGAATTCCGTGAGACGGGATGCCATTATCTCTACCATTTCGAAAATGCTCGAG GACTGTCCCGACGTAGCGCTGGACGCTGTGGTGGGTCTCTGCCAGGGTCTGACGCCCGTGAATCGGGGCGTGGTCGTACGCACATTAGCGCAGATGCAACTAAACGAGGAAACCTCGAATAGCACCCAGGGATGA